Proteins encoded in a region of the Paenibacillus sp. W2I17 genome:
- the fliI gene encoding flagellar protein export ATPase FliI codes for MKVLSSQRYMEHLRQFDPVRINGKVTQVIGLMVESEGPDASIGDVCYIYPGKSAKPLQAEVVGFRDNKVLLMPLGELQSIGPGCDVVGTGKPLGVQVGSELLGKVLDGLGQPLDGSLLPSRMPMYSTSNTPVNPMDRPRVLETMGVGVRAIDGLLTVGKGQRVGIFAGSGVGKSTLMGMIARNTAADVNVIALVGERGREVRDFIERDLGPEGLERSVVIVATSDQPALIRIKGAVIATTIAEYFRDRGMNVMLMMDSVTRYAMAQREVGLAVGEPPAMRGYTPSVFASLPKLLERAGTGPTGSITAFYTVLVDGDDMNEPIADAVRGILDGHIVLNRSIANKGHFPAIDVLASISRVMKDIAPEEQLEAVNNMKRLMAVYKESEDLINIGAYQRGSNAAIDESIDQIDSIWNFTKQKVDEKVTLSEVQERLILEFARR; via the coding sequence ATGAAGGTTCTTAGTTCACAGCGATATATGGAACATTTGCGCCAATTCGATCCTGTTCGTATTAACGGCAAAGTAACTCAGGTCATTGGTCTTATGGTGGAGTCAGAAGGGCCAGATGCAAGTATCGGTGACGTATGTTATATCTATCCTGGTAAATCGGCCAAGCCTCTTCAGGCCGAAGTTGTTGGGTTTCGAGATAACAAAGTGCTGCTTATGCCACTGGGTGAACTTCAATCCATCGGTCCTGGTTGCGATGTAGTAGGTACGGGTAAACCACTCGGTGTTCAGGTAGGCTCCGAATTGCTCGGTAAAGTATTGGACGGACTTGGGCAGCCGCTAGATGGTTCCCTTCTCCCATCCAGAATGCCGATGTACTCTACCTCCAATACACCGGTTAATCCAATGGATCGTCCACGTGTACTTGAAACGATGGGTGTTGGTGTAAGAGCTATCGATGGATTGCTGACCGTAGGTAAGGGACAGCGTGTAGGTATTTTTGCCGGTTCTGGTGTTGGTAAGAGTACGTTGATGGGCATGATCGCTCGTAATACAGCAGCAGATGTCAATGTCATCGCGCTTGTGGGTGAACGTGGACGTGAGGTTCGCGACTTTATCGAACGGGATCTGGGTCCGGAAGGACTGGAACGCTCCGTAGTCATTGTTGCAACTTCAGATCAGCCTGCCCTGATTCGGATCAAGGGAGCAGTTATTGCGACCACTATTGCAGAGTATTTCCGAGATCGTGGAATGAACGTGATGCTCATGATGGATTCGGTAACTCGATATGCGATGGCACAAAGGGAAGTTGGTCTGGCCGTAGGTGAACCTCCGGCAATGAGAGGATATACGCCATCGGTTTTTGCAAGTTTGCCCAAACTGCTTGAACGGGCAGGCACAGGGCCTACGGGTTCGATTACAGCCTTTTACACCGTTCTGGTTGATGGGGATGACATGAACGAACCGATCGCCGATGCGGTAAGGGGTATTCTGGATGGACACATTGTGTTAAATCGATCCATTGCAAATAAAGGTCATTTTCCAGCGATTGATGTGTTAGCCAGCATAAGTCGTGTTATGAAGGATATTGCTCCGGAAGAGCAGTTGGAAGCTGTTAATAATATGAAACGTTTGATGGCTGTGTACAAAGAATCGGAAGATTTGATCAATATTGGAGCTTACCAGCGGGGATCAAATGCAGCCATAGATGAATCGATAGACCAGATTGATAGTATATGGAACTTTACCAAGCAGAAAGTCGACGAGAAAGTCACCTTAAGTGAAGTGCAGGAACGTTTGATTCTTGAATTTGCAAGGAGATGA
- a CDS encoding MotE family protein, whose product MAVKDDSDMEKESGGGWEKFLMISIPIVFTVVLLGVLLTLFNVDIRNNLFEFANKIPVVKEWVPDPVLDPEKDKLEKSEQQVESAEATIEKLKSQVTAKETELKAAQEATTTEAKKATDLQKKLDDAEKAAETATAATPETESDYQKQIKDLAKMYADMSPSKAAPILQNMTNEEMVLLLNAMQSSARTKVLEKMDPKTAADVTMMMKDAKPSGDLALDALQSRLKKETAATSTASTTTSKNLDKNQLSQTFASMSASSGAKLLLETYKLSPDKTLTILNSVDDATRSQLLENMSSEDSVETAKILNKLMGNK is encoded by the coding sequence ATGGCTGTTAAAGACGATAGCGACATGGAAAAAGAATCGGGAGGCGGCTGGGAAAAATTTCTCATGATTTCCATCCCGATTGTATTCACCGTAGTATTGCTGGGCGTATTGCTTACGCTTTTTAATGTAGATATTCGTAATAATTTGTTTGAATTTGCTAACAAGATTCCGGTAGTTAAGGAATGGGTACCTGATCCTGTGCTGGACCCTGAGAAAGATAAGCTGGAGAAGAGTGAGCAGCAGGTTGAAAGTGCTGAAGCGACAATCGAAAAGCTGAAGTCCCAAGTTACGGCAAAAGAAACAGAACTTAAGGCAGCACAGGAAGCGACAACAACTGAAGCGAAGAAAGCAACAGACCTTCAGAAGAAGTTGGATGATGCGGAGAAAGCTGCTGAAACGGCTACGGCAGCAACGCCGGAAACGGAATCCGATTATCAAAAGCAAATCAAAGATTTAGCTAAAATGTATGCGGACATGAGTCCAAGCAAAGCTGCACCGATTTTGCAAAATATGACGAATGAGGAAATGGTATTGTTGTTGAATGCCATGCAGTCATCTGCTCGGACCAAGGTGCTTGAAAAGATGGACCCGAAAACAGCAGCCGATGTCACCATGATGATGAAGGATGCCAAACCGTCCGGGGATCTGGCACTGGATGCGCTGCAATCCAGATTGAAGAAAGAAACCGCAGCAACTTCAACTGCATCCACAACCACAAGCAAAAACCTGGATAAAAACCAGCTTAGTCAAACATTTGCTTCGATGTCTGCTTCAAGTGGTGCCAAGTTATTATTGGAAACATACAAGTTAAGTCCTGACAAAACATTGACCATCCTGAATTCAGTAGATGATGCAACACGCTCTCAATTGCTTGAGAACATGTCTTCAGAGGACTCGGTTGAAACTGCAAAAATTTTGAACAAATTAATGGGCAACAAGTAG
- the fliE gene encoding flagellar hook-basal body complex protein FliE: MIQNNMFSTQGIQPLQMKSATESKPSTPAETIQSFGTYLQNALGSVAAQEAQSHEMSNQFLVGKANVDQVMIASEQALLSLQLTTQVRNKVVEAYQEVMRTQL; the protein is encoded by the coding sequence ATGATTCAGAACAACATGTTTAGCACACAGGGGATACAACCGCTACAGATGAAGAGTGCAACCGAAAGTAAGCCTTCTACACCAGCCGAAACCATTCAGAGCTTCGGTACATACTTACAGAATGCATTAGGGTCCGTTGCAGCACAGGAGGCTCAATCGCATGAAATGTCGAATCAATTTTTGGTCGGCAAAGCAAATGTGGATCAGGTGATGATTGCTTCAGAACAGGCCTTGTTAAGCCTACAACTCACAACTCAAGTCCGAAACAAAGTGGTCGAAGCATACCAGGAAGTTATGCGAACGCAGTTATAA
- the fliF gene encoding flagellar basal-body MS-ring/collar protein FliF: protein MNERIAQYRDKASQYWNSFSKKQKVLFISTFLFLILAAVVLTMQLSKTEYEVAFTDLNASDSAGVISYLDSSSIPYKLSSDGKTISVPSTSVAIAKVNVGSQGIIQNGSLGYKSFEESSSPIGMTDKEFDVKYNNAINGEVEQLLQRMQGIQDAKVLVNMPKDNIFAGLEEQDKASASVALQFKPGYHPNQAAVDGYFNLVKTAIPNLPVENITITNTDEAELIPTARGGSGGLSSEVQENMALQKKFENDVRNNVKQFLSQIVGEDKVNVLVASKLNFDKETRKENLVTPVDVDNMKGIEISVQEIQKSYTGASNPTGGVAGTGQEEVPGYPSSDATGNSTSEESSSTINYDVNRIAKDIISSPYTVKDLTINVAVEPPNGETELQGPVQDAIENILVNIVRASLADSGTVISDADLTKKVSVMSQGFQTASADNTGFQLSSTMMWGGGALIAALIAAVVILLVRRRRKQNEVEEEEIPLPIATEFPSITLDSVTNESQVRKQLESLAKKKPDEFVNLLRTWLADE from the coding sequence GTGAATGAGAGAATCGCCCAGTACAGGGATAAGGCATCCCAGTATTGGAATAGTTTTAGCAAAAAGCAAAAAGTATTATTTATATCCACCTTCCTGTTCCTGATTTTGGCTGCAGTTGTACTCACGATGCAGTTGTCCAAGACGGAATATGAAGTTGCTTTTACAGATTTGAATGCAAGTGATTCAGCGGGCGTGATCAGTTATCTAGATTCATCTAGCATTCCATACAAATTAAGTTCAGATGGCAAGACCATATCCGTACCGAGTACAAGTGTTGCAATCGCAAAGGTCAATGTTGGATCTCAAGGGATTATTCAGAATGGTTCATTAGGGTATAAGTCATTTGAGGAGTCATCATCACCTATCGGGATGACGGATAAAGAGTTTGATGTAAAGTACAACAACGCTATAAACGGAGAAGTTGAACAGTTACTTCAGCGGATGCAAGGGATACAGGATGCTAAAGTACTCGTTAATATGCCGAAAGATAACATTTTTGCTGGTTTAGAAGAACAAGACAAAGCATCAGCATCGGTAGCTCTCCAATTCAAACCGGGTTATCACCCAAATCAGGCAGCGGTAGATGGCTACTTTAACTTGGTTAAGACTGCAATTCCTAATCTGCCTGTTGAGAACATCACGATTACGAACACAGATGAAGCAGAATTGATTCCAACTGCCCGAGGTGGCAGTGGCGGGTTGTCTTCCGAAGTTCAAGAAAACATGGCTTTACAGAAAAAGTTTGAAAACGATGTCCGTAATAACGTAAAGCAATTCCTTTCCCAGATTGTAGGGGAAGACAAAGTTAATGTTTTGGTAGCCTCCAAGCTTAATTTTGACAAAGAAACTCGTAAGGAAAATCTGGTCACACCTGTTGATGTAGATAATATGAAAGGCATCGAGATCAGTGTGCAGGAGATTCAAAAGAGCTACACTGGCGCCAGCAACCCAACAGGTGGCGTTGCTGGCACAGGACAAGAGGAAGTTCCGGGTTACCCATCATCTGATGCAACCGGTAACTCTACCTCCGAAGAATCATCAAGCACTATAAACTACGATGTTAATCGAATTGCCAAGGATATCATTTCCAGTCCGTATACTGTAAAAGACTTAACCATTAACGTTGCAGTTGAACCACCGAATGGAGAAACAGAATTACAGGGACCGGTTCAGGACGCAATTGAGAACATTTTGGTTAACATTGTTCGTGCTTCACTGGCAGACTCAGGCACTGTAATAAGTGACGCCGATCTGACAAAGAAAGTTTCAGTCATGTCACAAGGCTTCCAGACTGCCTCTGCAGACAATACAGGTTTCCAGCTTTCCTCAACGATGATGTGGGGTGGAGGCGCACTCATAGCGGCATTGATCGCAGCGGTAGTTATTTTGTTAGTACGCCGTCGCCGCAAACAAAACGAAGTCGAAGAAGAAGAGATTCCTCTTCCAATAGCAACAGAGTTCCCGTCCATTACGCTGGACAGTGTAACGAACGAAAGTCAGGTGCGCAAACAATTGGAGAGTTTGGCCAAGAAAAAGCCAGACGAATTCGTCAATCTGCTGCGTACATGGCTGGCTGACGAATAG
- a CDS encoding flagellar hook-length control protein FliK, which yields MSIVYQMASTASAKATGAGQTTGAQSKGSAAGASGEFLQTLAQSLSGGNTEGDSPSATGSLTANPLVFSFATSEEGEAASITAILNSLFTDLDSLDEALENDPALLAGLQTLIQQMYTQLSNPSGTNAEGSDESSNGAESVKTVPAIELSQHPAAVRFVLQDVLTQLVAGMNDPESNVAKNAPEFKHLLQSLQSQLQEAGVDTASNKGWTELKSILDTLTAVKDQTAQVAPNTSLQSSKQDSVVPQVLVAAVANSGTQVKDEAVTTSASNAGGEVEHSTIITAGELSLRSSGTTAGKPAEPVMQTSQFAKEMTQFVVNKLDIVQQKGFSEATISLRPEHLGKLDVQITLQNGQLVARFMTEHTMAKDMLEQQMTQLRSSLQAQGIQVERLEVTQNSSIGSQMYQDGGRQPGSNSQQQRRSREREEQSDDAIATAGIQEELRNWRSEQVEGNELQRDTFSAKA from the coding sequence ATGTCGATTGTATATCAGATGGCATCCACAGCATCTGCAAAAGCAACAGGAGCAGGTCAGACAACCGGAGCACAATCGAAAGGTTCAGCTGCAGGTGCTAGCGGTGAATTTCTCCAAACTCTTGCACAATCGTTATCTGGAGGAAATACAGAAGGTGATAGTCCAAGCGCTACTGGAAGCTTAACTGCCAATCCGTTGGTGTTTTCCTTTGCTACAAGTGAAGAAGGAGAAGCGGCATCAATCACGGCTATACTGAATTCGTTGTTCACGGACTTGGATTCACTTGACGAAGCTTTGGAAAATGACCCAGCTCTACTTGCAGGTTTGCAAACTCTGATTCAACAGATGTATACACAATTAAGTAATCCTTCAGGTACTAATGCAGAAGGTTCCGACGAGTCTTCGAACGGAGCGGAAAGCGTAAAAACAGTACCCGCAATTGAACTGTCGCAGCATCCGGCAGCAGTACGTTTTGTTCTGCAAGATGTGCTTACACAATTAGTGGCTGGAATGAATGATCCAGAGAGTAACGTTGCAAAGAACGCTCCTGAATTCAAACATTTGTTACAATCTCTGCAGAGTCAGCTTCAAGAGGCTGGAGTGGATACCGCGAGTAACAAAGGATGGACTGAACTGAAATCCATACTGGATACATTAACTGCAGTTAAGGATCAGACTGCACAAGTCGCTCCAAATACTTCGCTTCAATCATCCAAACAGGATTCTGTTGTACCACAAGTTCTTGTTGCGGCAGTGGCGAATTCTGGAACCCAGGTGAAAGATGAGGCTGTTACCACATCTGCTTCAAATGCAGGTGGAGAAGTGGAACACTCAACCATCATTACTGCAGGAGAGCTGTCCTTGCGTTCTTCAGGTACAACAGCAGGAAAACCGGCTGAACCTGTAATGCAAACATCACAGTTTGCCAAAGAAATGACACAGTTTGTTGTTAACAAGCTGGATATTGTCCAGCAAAAAGGATTTTCCGAGGCGACTATCTCACTTCGGCCTGAGCATCTAGGTAAGTTGGATGTTCAAATTACCTTGCAGAACGGGCAGTTGGTTGCACGGTTTATGACTGAGCACACGATGGCTAAAGACATGCTTGAACAACAAATGACGCAGCTGCGTTCTTCACTTCAAGCCCAGGGAATTCAAGTGGAACGACTTGAGGTTACCCAGAACAGTTCAATTGGATCACAGATGTATCAGGACGGAGGCCGTCAGCCGGGAAGTAACTCTCAGCAACAACGCCGTTCGCGTGAGCGTGAAGAACAATCGGATGATGCTATAGCTACAGCAGGGATTCAAGAAGAATTGCGTAACTGGCGTAGCGAGCAAGTCGAAGGAAACGAATTACAGAGAGATACGTTTAGTGCTAAGGCTTAA
- a CDS encoding flagellar basal body-associated FliL family protein — MKKMMPWLATMLLAITLIVVVVFVFMQGQNGNKDDTHTAAAAEEKKMTADEIVEVSSELAQIKTNLADPDRIIMVSFSFRLSDKTAKEDFEKIKSITVKPIIIQALADTKAEELSSAKGMKQFNEKLTGLINEALPEPKLKSTSFSDIVIAPM; from the coding sequence ATGAAAAAAATGATGCCCTGGCTTGCAACAATGTTGCTGGCAATAACACTCATTGTGGTGGTTGTGTTTGTATTTATGCAAGGACAGAACGGGAATAAGGACGACACACATACGGCGGCAGCTGCTGAAGAAAAAAAAATGACTGCGGATGAAATTGTAGAGGTATCGTCAGAGCTTGCACAGATTAAAACGAATCTGGCCGATCCGGATCGTATTATTATGGTTAGTTTTTCTTTCAGGTTATCTGACAAAACAGCCAAAGAAGATTTTGAAAAAATTAAAAGCATTACGGTGAAGCCCATTATTATTCAGGCACTTGCAGACACCAAGGCTGAGGAACTGAGTTCGGCCAAGGGTATGAAACAATTCAATGAGAAACTGACAGGTCTAATTAATGAGGCATTGCCTGAGCCAAAATTGAAAAGCACTAGTTTTTCAGACATTGTTATAGCACCAATGTAA
- the flgG gene encoding flagellar basal body rod protein FlgG, with protein sequence MLKSMYSGVSGMRGFQTKLDVIGNNIANVNTVGFKGSRVMFKDIMSQTTAGVTAPGDASGGVNAKQIGLGVSVGSIDTLHLAGSPMTTNNPTDLRINGDGFFLVRLSEDQEVPYLTRAGDFHVDAARNLLTSDGLFVLDNGGGNITIPDDVVSFTIGQDGTINQTMADGTIEAGPQIGIGKVVNPEGLEKIGGNLYRMTANANPDGVLEPLTANSAEDGTGAIIAGQLEMSNVDLTGEFTEMIVAQRGFQANSRIITTSDEILQEVVNLKR encoded by the coding sequence ATGTTGAAATCAATGTACTCAGGCGTTTCCGGGATGCGGGGTTTCCAAACAAAACTCGACGTAATTGGTAACAATATTGCGAACGTAAACACGGTTGGCTTCAAAGGCAGTCGGGTTATGTTCAAAGATATTATGAGCCAAACTACGGCAGGGGTAACTGCCCCTGGCGATGCAAGTGGTGGTGTCAATGCGAAACAAATCGGTCTTGGTGTATCCGTAGGTTCAATTGATACGCTGCATCTGGCAGGTAGCCCAATGACAACGAATAATCCAACAGATCTTCGGATTAATGGAGATGGATTCTTCTTGGTACGTTTGAGTGAAGATCAGGAAGTACCTTACCTGACTCGTGCGGGGGATTTCCATGTGGATGCTGCACGTAACCTTTTGACTTCGGATGGATTGTTTGTTCTGGATAACGGTGGTGGAAATATTACGATACCGGATGATGTTGTTTCCTTCACGATAGGTCAGGATGGAACAATTAACCAGACCATGGCAGACGGAACCATCGAAGCAGGTCCACAGATTGGAATAGGTAAAGTTGTCAATCCGGAAGGCCTTGAGAAAATTGGGGGCAACTTGTACCGTATGACAGCAAACGCTAATCCGGATGGGGTGCTGGAACCATTAACAGCGAACAGTGCTGAGGACGGAACAGGAGCAATCATTGCTGGACAGCTCGAGATGTCTAACGTGGATCTGACTGGAGAGTTTACTGAGATGATCGTAGCTCAACGTGGATTCCAGGCAAACTCCCGGATCATTACAACGTCGGATGAAATACTTCAGGAAGTTGTTAACCTGAAACGTTAA
- the fliJ gene encoding flagellar export protein FliJ, with amino-acid sequence MKFRYHFQKVVDLKSNEKTQAEWMLSTAIGKLQTEEEHLIQLLNDRNNLVGIIQSATENTASVNSLQEMQRYVHHLDECISRKNNDVKHAQVNVQRNQTFLNGKMVDEKVWLGARDKAKIKFQQEMLLREQNDLDEMATVRFAAKAGRAN; translated from the coding sequence ATGAAATTTCGATATCATTTCCAGAAAGTTGTTGACCTGAAGAGTAATGAAAAAACACAGGCAGAGTGGATGTTATCCACAGCGATCGGTAAACTTCAGACGGAGGAAGAACATCTGATACAACTTCTGAACGATAGAAATAATCTGGTCGGGATTATCCAATCTGCTACGGAAAATACAGCGTCTGTAAACAGTTTGCAGGAGATGCAGCGTTATGTACATCATCTTGACGAGTGCATTTCACGTAAAAACAATGATGTTAAACATGCTCAGGTCAACGTGCAACGGAATCAGACGTTTCTGAACGGTAAGATGGTTGATGAAAAAGTATGGCTTGGAGCGAGAGACAAGGCCAAGATCAAATTTCAGCAGGAGATGCTCCTCCGGGAACAGAACGATCTGGACGAGATGGCTACTGTACGCTTCGCTGCCAAAGCCGGACGCGCGAATTGA
- a CDS encoding FliH/SctL family protein, whose protein sequence is MSNLIKSFQYVPVDDRKKLENHHHYGGAEESETELYGESAEGSEAETLQARVDEETQRLTAEMLEDAKEFAETQVREASEEAERMLQEAREQIDSWWQEQRQQDEHLTEALRSQGFQQGFEEGKVQAELDLQVQIEKMMIEAQEVLKEAYVAKDQIIQEAEPFLVELACGIAEKVIDKQLTIEPDHTLELIRQSLSRKREQGLITLCVAPDQFTFVQAAREELSLSIDSQAELQILPDSTVKDKGCVIRSSFGSVDARIDTQLAEIKKELVRIALEDEERKNQHEGS, encoded by the coding sequence TTGTCTAATTTGATTAAATCTTTCCAGTATGTACCCGTTGATGACCGTAAAAAACTTGAAAATCATCATCATTATGGTGGTGCTGAGGAGTCTGAAACGGAATTATACGGTGAAAGTGCTGAAGGTTCTGAAGCAGAAACGCTTCAAGCACGCGTGGACGAAGAAACACAACGTCTTACCGCAGAGATGCTGGAAGATGCCAAGGAGTTTGCAGAAACGCAAGTACGTGAAGCTTCAGAAGAGGCAGAGCGCATGCTTCAAGAGGCCCGTGAACAGATCGACAGCTGGTGGCAGGAACAACGACAACAGGATGAACATCTGACTGAAGCGCTTCGTTCACAAGGTTTCCAACAGGGTTTTGAAGAAGGCAAAGTACAAGCTGAACTGGATCTCCAGGTGCAGATCGAAAAGATGATGATTGAAGCCCAGGAAGTGCTCAAGGAAGCTTATGTAGCTAAAGATCAGATCATTCAGGAAGCCGAACCGTTCCTCGTGGAGCTCGCTTGCGGGATTGCTGAGAAAGTCATTGATAAGCAACTTACCATTGAACCCGATCATACATTGGAACTGATTCGTCAGAGTTTGTCACGTAAACGGGAGCAGGGTTTGATCACACTTTGTGTGGCTCCTGATCAGTTTACATTTGTACAGGCAGCTCGTGAAGAATTGTCTCTGTCCATTGACTCTCAGGCAGAATTGCAGATTTTGCCTGATTCAACGGTCAAAGACAAGGGATGTGTCATTCGTTCTTCGTTTGGAAGTGTAGATGCGAGAATTGATACACAGCTTGCTGAGATTAAAAAAGAACTGGTCCGCATAGCACTTGAGGATGAGGAGCGAAAAAATCAACATGAAGGTTCTTAG
- a CDS encoding TIGR02530 family flagellar biosynthesis protein, whose amino-acid sequence MSDRITVGQLYAGPITPNMLQRPKTGEASAIPEKPFAKVLEDNLLKLSNHAAKRLEQRGIELKTEQMEQIGSALDKAAAKGAKESLILMQDMAFIVNVKNRTVVTAMDSESMKDNVFTQIDSAVIIS is encoded by the coding sequence ATGAGTGATCGTATAACGGTTGGACAATTATATGCAGGCCCGATTACACCGAATATGCTTCAAAGACCCAAAACGGGAGAAGCTTCGGCCATACCCGAAAAACCTTTTGCAAAGGTGCTGGAAGATAATCTTCTGAAATTGAGCAATCATGCTGCCAAACGATTGGAACAGCGTGGCATTGAACTCAAGACCGAGCAAATGGAACAGATTGGTTCTGCTTTGGACAAAGCTGCTGCCAAAGGAGCCAAAGAGTCATTGATTTTAATGCAGGATATGGCTTTTATCGTCAATGTCAAAAATCGTACTGTGGTTACAGCTATGGATAGTGAGAGCATGAAGGATAATGTGTTCACTCAGATTGATAGTGCCGTAATCATTTCTTGA
- the fliG gene encoding flagellar motor switch protein FliG: protein MAKASSQGLTGRQKAAILLITLGPEVSAQIFKHLRDEEIEQLTLEIANVRKVDSSEKDMIMAEFHQICLAQEYISQGGINYAREILEKALGSSKALEVINRLTATLQVRPFDFARKADPNQILNFIQNESPQTIALVLSYLQFEQAAAILSSLPQEKQADVARRVAVMDSTSPEVISQVERVLEQKLSSTVTQDYTNAGGIESIVQILNGVDRGTERTILDSLEIQDPELAEEIKKRMFVFEDIVNVDDRSIQRIIRDIDNADLQLALKVASEEVRDAVFRNMSKRMSETFKEEMEFMGPVRLRDVEEAQTRIVGTIRRLEEAGEIIIARGGGDDIIV from the coding sequence TTGGCGAAGGCAAGCAGTCAAGGTTTGACTGGAAGACAAAAAGCAGCAATTTTGTTGATTACATTAGGTCCGGAAGTATCGGCTCAGATCTTCAAACATCTGCGAGATGAGGAGATTGAGCAACTTACGTTGGAGATTGCCAACGTTCGCAAGGTTGATTCTTCCGAAAAGGACATGATCATGGCCGAGTTTCACCAGATCTGTCTGGCGCAGGAATATATCTCTCAGGGCGGTATCAATTATGCGAGAGAAATCCTGGAGAAAGCTTTGGGTTCTTCAAAAGCACTTGAAGTCATTAATCGTTTGACAGCTACGCTGCAAGTGAGACCGTTTGACTTTGCGCGCAAAGCTGATCCGAATCAAATTTTGAACTTTATTCAGAATGAAAGCCCGCAAACTATTGCCCTGGTTCTGTCTTACCTGCAATTCGAACAGGCAGCAGCGATTCTATCATCCTTGCCACAAGAGAAACAGGCAGATGTCGCTCGCCGGGTGGCTGTTATGGATAGTACTTCGCCGGAAGTCATCTCTCAAGTGGAGCGGGTTCTGGAACAGAAACTATCTTCTACCGTAACGCAGGATTACACGAATGCGGGTGGTATCGAATCAATCGTTCAGATTCTGAACGGAGTCGATCGGGGTACAGAGCGTACCATTTTGGACTCGCTCGAGATTCAGGATCCGGAGCTTGCAGAGGAAATCAAAAAACGCATGTTTGTATTCGAAGATATCGTCAATGTGGATGATCGTTCGATTCAGCGCATTATTCGGGATATCGACAACGCAGATTTGCAGCTGGCACTCAAAGTGGCAAGCGAAGAAGTTCGGGATGCCGTGTTCCGGAATATGTCGAAACGGATGTCCGAGACATTCAAAGAAGAGATGGAGTTCATGGGACCTGTGCGATTGCGTGATGTTGAGGAAGCTCAGACACGTATCGTAGGAACGATACGCAGATTGGAAGAAGCCGGTGAGATCATTATCGCACGCGGTGGAGGAGATGATATCATTGTCTAA
- a CDS encoding flagellar hook capping FlgD N-terminal domain-containing protein, with translation MANEIVSTNNTWPNYSAANKATTSAATKELGKDQFLKILITQLQNQDPMQPMEDKEFIAQMAQFSSVEQLVNISTQLKTLNQSLGAVSGMIGMEVSWLSSNKDDNGILRQGIVDSIIVRDSVQYAKVGKDEIKLDEIIQVNYPKQAEESQTPVQNVQDVTPETNESQPVESSTETGDTEDSGKTI, from the coding sequence ATGGCTAATGAAATTGTTTCAACGAATAATACCTGGCCGAACTATTCGGCAGCCAATAAAGCAACCACAAGTGCTGCAACAAAAGAATTGGGTAAAGATCAGTTTCTAAAAATCTTGATTACCCAGCTGCAAAATCAAGACCCGATGCAGCCGATGGAGGATAAGGAATTTATCGCTCAAATGGCACAGTTCAGCTCAGTGGAACAACTGGTCAATATTTCTACGCAGCTTAAAACATTGAACCAGTCACTTGGTGCAGTATCCGGCATGATTGGCATGGAGGTAAGTTGGCTTTCTTCTAATAAAGATGATAACGGAATTCTTCGCCAGGGTATTGTAGATTCCATCATTGTAAGAGATAGCGTTCAATACGCAAAAGTGGGCAAAGACGAGATTAAGCTGGATGAGATCATTCAGGTGAATTATCCAAAACAGGCAGAAGAGAGTCAAACTCCGGTACAGAACGTTCAGGACGTAACCCCTGAAACGAACGAGAGCCAGCCAGTTGAATCATCCACTGAAACGGGTGACACGGAAGATAGCGGGAAAACGATATGA
- a CDS encoding flagellar FlbD family protein — protein MISVTRLNGSPMWLNALMVEIVEETPDTYITLVTGKRLIVLEKADDVISKIKDYNREIGVQAATIKVQQTEES, from the coding sequence ATGATTTCGGTTACGCGGTTAAATGGTTCTCCCATGTGGTTAAATGCGCTGATGGTTGAAATTGTGGAAGAGACGCCGGATACGTATATTACTCTGGTAACTGGAAAGAGACTGATTGTGCTTGAAAAAGCCGATGACGTTATTTCCAAGATTAAAGATTACAACCGTGAAATCGGGGTTCAGGCAGCCACTATTAAAGTGCAGCAAACGGAGGAATCCTGA